From Sphingobacteriales bacterium:
CGTTAGCTTCTGCTGCATTTATCAAAAGTTCGCCCGGACTTTATCATTGGCTGAACAATCATCGTATATTCGGCTCATTATTAAAAGATTTTCCCAAAAAAAAGGCATCAGCCTCCGGAATAAACTCATCTCCATCATACTGATGATAGCCATGACCTCAATATCCATCATCTTTTTTATACGTCTGATCCCGTCAAAATCATTGTCACTATTTGTGCTTTGGCCGGTACAACAGTTGTTTTATCGCTGAAAACGGTAAAAAAGAAATGACTTTTGATCAGATCAAAAATCTATTCGTAATATTGAACATGATGAAAATTATCATTGCCACAAAAAATCAGCATAAGATTGAAGAAATCCGTCAGGAGTGGAAAGGCCTCGGTATTGAGCTATTATCAATGGCCGATTATCCTGATTTGCCTGAAGTAGTGGAAGATGGCAAAACTTTTCATGAAAATTCATTAAAGAAAGCAAAGGAAATATTTGAATTTACAGGTATTCCTGCCCTGGCAGACGACAGCGGATTAGAAGTGGATTATCTCCATGGCGCACCGGGCATTTATTCAGCCCGATTTTCAGGGATGGAAGCAGATTACAAAAAAAACAATTTGAAATTGCTTAGCCTGCTTTCCGGTGTTCCGTTTGAAAAAAGAACTGCCCGCTTTCGTTGTGTACTGACACTTTATCATCCTGATTTTATCAAAATTGCTGAAGGAGTTGTGCATGGACATATCCTCGATGAAATGAGAGGTAATTTGGGATTTGGCTATGATCCTTTGTTCCTCCCGGATGGCTATGAGCAAAGTATGGCCGAGCTTTCTCCTGATGAAAAAAACAAAATCAGCCACAGGGGAATTGCCGTAAGAAAGATGAAAACAATTATTGAAAATCTTCGAAACTGCAAATGATGAAAACCTTTTTGATCCTGATGCCGCTAACCGTGTTTTTTCTTATTTCCTGCCAGAAAAAAACCGGGCAGGAGTCATCCACAAGAAAACCAAACTTTATTGTTATTGTCTTCGATGATCTTGATTTTGATGAAGTTAACTTTTATAACATGGACTATTCACCCTGTTATTATTCAGCACGAAAGAACAAAATAAAAAATGCAGTAAAATCAGCATGGGAAAAAACCGGTTTTTTCATGCCTAATATTGATAAACTTGCCGGAAACGGGGCTGTATTTACAAGATTTTATGCCAATTCTTCCGTATGTACGCCTGTCAGATATGCCCTGCTCACAGGCCGTCAGGCGTATGAAAGTCCTTTTATTTCAATGCAAACCCCTAATGGCGAACCTGCCTTTATTCGATGGAATTCCTTTATTTCTCCGGATGAAAGAACCATTGTCGATGATCTGCACGACAGGAATTATGTGGCGGCATTTATCGGGAAATGGCATAACGGTGCCAACTTTAAGCCAATTCTAATCCCTTACTCACCAGAGGATTTTAACGATAGTCTGAAATATCAGAGAATCAGAAAAGACTATGCCTACATACAGAAATTCTTAACCGACAGCCTCAGATGGGATTATGCCGACAGAATTTTTTATGACAATCCTGCCATCCTCAACCTCGAATGGATGACAGAAGGAGTCATTCGATTTCTTGATAGTTATAAGGATAAGCCATTTTTCCTTTATCTCCCTTTGCCTTTTCCGCATGCTCAATATTATGACTTTAAAAACTGGGACCCGCTGATGACACCTGCCGGCATTCTGGAAAAAGCTCCCGAAAGCGGACATTCCTATCCGGAAGCAAAAAGAAAAAACAAGCTTCATTTTTTACCCGATGCATTCAGCATGGCCACTTATATTGATGATTTCATCGGGGTCATTCTGAACAAACTGAAAGAATACGGAATTGATGAAAATACTATGATTATTTTTACATCAGATCAGCAGACAAGGGGAAAATATACCTGCTACGAAACCTGCAGGGTTCCTACCTTTATTTATTACCCTCCGCTGATAAAACCCAAAACCAAAATTCATGAACTTTGCCTGATAACGGATATTTATCCCACAGTCCTGAGCCTGATTGACAAAAAAGAAGTTTCAATTCCCGGCTCAGACAGCAGAAGTCTGATAGCGCTTCTCTCACCCAAAAAAAATTCGGGTAAAATTCCCTGGCGGCAGGAAATTTATCTTGAAATATCGTATTCGAAAGCCATTGTTACAAAAGATTATAAATATATCGCCAACAGGCCTCCTCTGACTGCTATGGAAAAGATGAAAGCAGATGAACAAAGAAGTAAAAATAGTGGTACAAGGAGAAAAATCGGCTGGGATGGAATGGTCTGGGGATGGAATGGTCTGGTTTATAATTTAGACCTTGACTTCCCGGCTTATTTTGATGCAGATCAGTTATTTGACCTTAACAGGGATGTTTTTGAACAGAGAAATCTCGCCTATCTCCCTGAATATCAAAATGTAGTTAATGAAATGAAATTGAGGTTGAAAAACAAAATGAGCAATTATCCATTTAAGTTTGGAGAGTTCAGCGAGGAAAAGAGGACACTCCCTTGATTTTATTCAGAAAAGTTAATGCTTTGAGAAAAGTAAACCATATTAAAAACGTAACGAGAAGCTGAGCATGACTTCCCTTTTGGGAGGAAAAATATTGATTACCAGTGTATGAAGAGGGTCAACAAACCAATGATGTTTCATTTTCATCCTCATCTTTGCCTGATGACGTGCCTCTCCTATCAGCGAGCCAACTGTTGATGTAACAAGCATGTCATTTATTGAAGGTCGTTCAGTCCAGCTTTCAATCAGATATTCCCAGGTCAACGA
This genomic window contains:
- a CDS encoding XTP/dITP diphosphatase, which encodes MKIIIATKNQHKIEEIRQEWKGLGIELLSMADYPDLPEVVEDGKTFHENSLKKAKEIFEFTGIPALADDSGLEVDYLHGAPGIYSARFSGMEADYKKNNLKLLSLLSGVPFEKRTARFRCVLTLYHPDFIKIAEGVVHGHILDEMRGNLGFGYDPLFLPDGYEQSMAELSPDEKNKISHRGIAVRKMKTIIENLRNCK
- a CDS encoding sulfatase-like hydrolase/transferase, which translates into the protein MMKTFLILMPLTVFFLISCQKKTGQESSTRKPNFIVIVFDDLDFDEVNFYNMDYSPCYYSARKNKIKNAVKSAWEKTGFFMPNIDKLAGNGAVFTRFYANSSVCTPVRYALLTGRQAYESPFISMQTPNGEPAFIRWNSFISPDERTIVDDLHDRNYVAAFIGKWHNGANFKPILIPYSPEDFNDSLKYQRIRKDYAYIQKFLTDSLRWDYADRIFYDNPAILNLEWMTEGVIRFLDSYKDKPFFLYLPLPFPHAQYYDFKNWDPLMTPAGILEKAPESGHSYPEAKRKNKLHFLPDAFSMATYIDDFIGVILNKLKEYGIDENTMIIFTSDQQTRGKYTCYETCRVPTFIYYPPLIKPKTKIHELCLITDIYPTVLSLIDKKEVSIPGSDSRSLIALLSPKKNSGKIPWRQEIYLEISYSKAIVTKDYKYIANRPPLTAMEKMKADEQRSKNSGTRRKIGWDGMVWGWNGLVYNLDLDFPAYFDADQLFDLNRDVFEQRNLAYLPEYQNVVNEMKLRLKNKMSNYPFKFGEFSEEKRTLP